In Desulfoferula mesophila, the genomic window TCAAGGCCTTTGAGGTGGAAGGGGTCAAGACCACCATTCCCGTCAACCTCAAGATATTGGAGCATCTCCAATTCCAGGCCGGGGAGATGGACACCAGCTTCATCGCCGAGCAACTGGGCCTGGAATAGGAGCGGACAACATGGGTCAACTGGGCCTGCCTCTCGCCCTGGGAGGCATGGAAGTAAGCAACCGCTTTTTGCGCTCCGCCACCATGGAGAACATGGCCGGGGCCATGGGCCAGGTGCGCCGCGACCTTTTGCGGCTTTACCACGACCTGGCCGTGGGCGGCTGCGGGCTCATCATCACCGGGGCCACGGCGGTGAGCGCCGAGGGACGGGCCTGGGCCCAACAATTGGGGGCCTGGGACGATGCCCAGGTGGAGGGCCTGTCCCGCCTGGCCCGGTTGATCCATCGCTCCAACCCGGCGGCCCGCTGCGCGGTGCAGCTGCACCACGCCGGGTCGGCCGGGGGCGGCTATTCCTACGGCTCCCTGGCCCAGGGATTCAGCCTCAACCAGGCAAGCGAGGGGCAGATCTCCGAGCTGGCCCGCGCCTTTGGCCGGGCCGCCGCCCGGGTGCGTCGGGCCGGGTTCGACGCGGTGGCGGTGCACGGGGCCCACGGCTATCTGGTGAGCCAGTTCTTCTCGCCCGCCTTTAACCAACGCGGCGACGACTGGGGCGGCGCGCGGGAAAACCGGGGCCGCTTTCCCCTGCTGGTGCAGGAGGCCATCCGCCGCGAAGTGGGGCCGGATTTCCCGGTGCTGTGGAAGATGAACACCGACGACTTCCTGCCCGAGGGAGCGGATCGGCAAGACTACCTCTGGCTCGCCGGCGAGCTGGCCTCGGCCGGGGCCGCGCTCATCGAGCTCAGCGGCGGGGTCAAGGAGCAGGTCAAGCTGCGCAACCGCCTGCGCCGCGAGACCGGGGAGCGGGAGGCCTATTTCCTGCCCGCCCTAAAGGATTTTCGCGCGGCGGTGGGGGACACGCCCCTGGCCCTGACCGGCGGCCTGCGCTCCCGTGGGGCCATGGAGCAGGTGTTGGAGGACGGGGCCAACCTGGTAGGCCTGTGCCGCCCCCTGATCAGCGAACCGGGCCTGCCCAACCGTTTGTTACACGGGCCCGACCGGCGGCGCTCCCGCTGCACCTCTTGCAACAAGTGCCTGCTGAGCATCGCCGCCGAGCCGTTATGCTGCCTGGAGTTCGATCCCTTTGAAAAGGTGATCCGCGATCTTTAGGCCGCAAATTTCATGAGGGCTGGGTGCTGATAAATAGCTAACCTGCATTTGCGGGGCTGTTTTTAGAAAAGCACCCGCATCATCAAGGTACGGGCAGTATTCTGGCCTGGCACAGCCATACATCGGCAGGCAAGGCGACCGGCAAGCAAGGGCCGCTGGCGTAGCCAAAGCTACGTCGAGGCCCGAGCGCAGCCGGCAACACAGTATGCCGGTGTATGGCGAAGCCAGACGCACGGCCCTCATGAGATATGCGGACTAAAAACTCCAGCCCCAGCTCAGGCTGAGGGTGAAGTCGGGGCTGGTGTAGTAGATCAGGTCCTCGGCAAAGGCCAGGCTGATAAGCTGGCCATGGCAGGGCGCCCACTGCGCTCCCAGCAAAAGCTGCAAGATGGCGTTGTCCAGCCCCTCCACCCCGGTGCCCTCCACCAGGGCGGTAGCTCCGTTGAGCTGCCCCCGAAGGGTGAGGCTATCGGTCCAGGCCCAGCCCAAGGACAGGCTGCCCGCCCACACGTTGTCCGCTTGCAAAGGCTCCAGCAGACTGGTGTCGCCCAGATAGAAATACATGACATTGGCGTTTAGGGCCCAGCGGCCCAGAGGCAGGTCGCCGCTCAGGCCCAGGGCCGGGATGGTACCGCCCGCGCCCAGGCCCTTGTCCGGGTCGCCGGTGGGCAGGCTTACCTGGCCCAGCAGGCTGAGCGCCGGGCCGCCGCCCTGCCAGAGCAGCCAGGCCCCCTTGAGGCGCAGGTCGCCCACCGCCTGGGTGGAGCCGTCCTGGCTCACGATGCGTTTGCCCCGGCTGCTCAGGTCGTAACGCACCTGGTTTTGGGGGGCGTTTTCCCGGCCCCCGTTGGGCAGGCCCAGGGCCTGGTGATAGCTCTCGATGAAGCCGTCCATAAAGCCGCCCCAGTAAAAGGCGGCGGGCAGCTCCAGGCCCAGGCGCACCCGGGGATGCAGGGTATAGGCGTAGCCCAGGGACAGGTAGCCCAGTTCCATGTCCAAATCCAGATTGGCCGCGCGGGAGCTTTGTTGCACGAAAATGCTGGAATAGGCGCTTACCAGGGTGAAACGGTTAGCGCCCTGGGGACCCAGGGCGGCGGCGGTGGGGGTAAAGGGTACCAGGGACAGGGCCAAGGGAGATTGATTTGGCACCATGAAGGGTTGGCCGGCGGGAACGGGCTGCCCCGCCAAGGCCGCAACGGCCGAGGCCAGGCAGCACAAGACCAGGGCGATGACCAATACCGCCCCCCGCGAAGCAACATATTTACCCCCGGCAACACCGCGCATGGCCAGGCATTATAGCCCAGGCAAGCGATAAAGCACACCCATGCGCAAAGCTGTTGCGTAATGAAGTTTTCCTTGGCAATATTAGGAGATCGCAAGCCGGGAGAAGTTAATGTTTACGACAAGATTTATCGCGATTGCTTTGCTGCTAGGCGCCTTTGGTCTCATGGCCGCGGCATGCTCCACCATAGCCCCTCCGGGTTACGATGCCGTCTCCGAGCAAAGGGCGGCCGACCAGATAGAGTGGCAGAACGACCCCTGGATGTAGGACCACGCCTGGTCACATGGCGCAGGAAAGGCTGGTGGGTTAGGGCCACCGGCCTTTTGCTTTGCCTTTAGCCCGGGCTAGGACCAACCCCGATAAAAGGCCAAGCGCCGGGCATGGGGGCGATAAAGCTCCTTGAGGCGCTCCTGTTCCGCCAGGGGCAGGGGGCCCATCTCTCCGGCCAGGGCCAGATTGCGCACTTGGTCCGGGCTAGCGCAGCCCACGATCACCGTGGTTACCTCTTGGGCCAGGGCGAACCGGATCAGGGTAAGGGCGTCCACGCCCGCCTGGGGGGCCAGGTAATGCCCCCCTCCCAAGACCTTCATGGCGATAACGGCCAGGCCCTTTTCCCGGGCGGCGGGCATGGTCTCATCCCAGAAGCCCTCCAAACAGGCCTCCACCGGGTTGACCGGCAAAAGCACGGCGTCCACCGGCCAGGAAAGCACCACCCTGGTAAGCAGGTGAGGGTCGTGGTGGCCGGTTACTCCGATGTGGCGCGCCAGGCCTTGCTCCCTGGCCCGCACGAAGGCCTCCAGGGCTCCCCCCGAGCCGGCGATTTCCTCGAACTCGCTCTCTTCGCGCAAGTCGTGGATCTGCCACAGGTCCAGGTGATCCACCCCCATGGTGGCCAGGGTTTGCTGCAGCTCGGCCCAGGCCCCCTCACCGGTGCGTTGGGCCGACTTGCTGGTCTGGAATATCCCGTCGCGTTCCCGGGGCCTGTCCCGCCACACCTGGCCGTAATAGCCCTGGCTGCCGGCGTAGGCCACGGCGGAATCGTAGTAGCCTATGCCCTGGCTCAGGGCTTCTTCGATCACCGCCCTGGCCTCGGTTTCGCGGCCCATGGTGCGCAGCACCCCTTCACCACCCAAGCCAACCGGGGTCACCCGGACGTCGCTGGAGCCGAAAACCACTTTACGCAAACCCATGGCCGCCCCTTCCCGGCGCACCGCGCCGCTGCGCGAATTTCCTTTAGTTCAACATACCCTGAATGACCATGGAATTGCGAGGGCTTGCGCGCAGCGCCGTTGGGGATTAACTTTACCCCACTACACTGCCGCCGGCGGCATGGTTCAACCTCTTGGAAACAGGCATCCTCGTGGATTTTCGCGCACTGATTTGCGATCTTGACGGCACCCTTTTGGACAGCATCGCCGACCTAGGCGAAAGCATGAACATCGTGCTGGCCGCCGACGGCCTGCCCCGTCACCCCATCGCCGCCTATCGCCAGTTGGTGGGCGACGGGGTGGAAAAGCTGGCCGAGCGGGCCCTGCCGCCCCGTTTGCGCACGCCCGAAACGGTGCGGGAGATGGCCCGGCGCATGCGCGAGGTCTATTCCGGCCGCTGGGGTGTGCACACCCGGCCTTACGACGGCATCGAGCAGATGCTGCAAGGAGCCCATGAGGCCGGCCTGACCCTAGCGGTGCTCTCCAACAAGGTGGATCGCTTCACCAAGGAAATGGTGGCTCATTTCTTTCCCCGGGTTGCCTTTGCCCAGGTGGCGGGAGCCAAGGACGGCGTGCCCAACAAGCCCAACCCGCAATCTGCCCTGCAACTGGCCAAGGAGCTGGGCGTAGATCCCGCCCAATGCGTTTTCCTGGGAGACACCAAGGTGGACATGGACACCGCGACGGCGGCGGGCATGTTCCCGGTGGGGGTGTTGTGGGGTTTCCGCGACCAAGAGGAGTTGCTGGCCCACGGGGCCAAGCGCCTGCTGGCCCATCCCTCGGAACTGGCCGAACTGCTTTCCTAGTACAACCGGTTGCGGAACAACCAGCCGGCGATGATCATGGTGACCGTTCCGATCACGGCCATGGGCCAGTACAACGGCCACAACAGGGAGATGTCCGCCCCCTCCAGGAACACCGAGCGCACGATCACCAGGAAATAGCGCAGGGGATTGATCAAGGTGAACTTCTGCACCACCTCCGGCATGTTGGCGATGGGCGTGG contains:
- a CDS encoding NADH:flavin oxidoreductase encodes the protein MGQLGLPLALGGMEVSNRFLRSATMENMAGAMGQVRRDLLRLYHDLAVGGCGLIITGATAVSAEGRAWAQQLGAWDDAQVEGLSRLARLIHRSNPAARCAVQLHHAGSAGGGYSYGSLAQGFSLNQASEGQISELARAFGRAAARVRRAGFDAVAVHGAHGYLVSQFFSPAFNQRGDDWGGARENRGRFPLLVQEAIRREVGPDFPVLWKMNTDDFLPEGADRQDYLWLAGELASAGAALIELSGGVKEQVKLRNRLRRETGEREAYFLPALKDFRAAVGDTPLALTGGLRSRGAMEQVLEDGANLVGLCRPLISEPGLPNRLLHGPDRRRSRCTSCNKCLLSIAAEPLCCLEFDPFEKVIRDL
- a CDS encoding DUF3187 family protein, which produces MVIALVLCCLASAVAALAGQPVPAGQPFMVPNQSPLALSLVPFTPTAAALGPQGANRFTLVSAYSSIFVQQSSRAANLDLDMELGYLSLGYAYTLHPRVRLGLELPAAFYWGGFMDGFIESYHQALGLPNGGRENAPQNQVRYDLSSRGKRIVSQDGSTQAVGDLRLKGAWLLWQGGGPALSLLGQVSLPTGDPDKGLGAGGTIPALGLSGDLPLGRWALNANVMYFYLGDTSLLEPLQADNVWAGSLSLGWAWTDSLTLRGQLNGATALVEGTGVEGLDNAILQLLLGAQWAPCHGQLISLAFAEDLIYYTSPDFTLSLSWGWSF
- a CDS encoding aldo/keto reductase; this translates as MGLRKVVFGSSDVRVTPVGLGGEGVLRTMGRETEARAVIEEALSQGIGYYDSAVAYAGSQGYYGQVWRDRPRERDGIFQTSKSAQRTGEGAWAELQQTLATMGVDHLDLWQIHDLREESEFEEIAGSGGALEAFVRAREQGLARHIGVTGHHDPHLLTRVVLSWPVDAVLLPVNPVEACLEGFWDETMPAAREKGLAVIAMKVLGGGHYLAPQAGVDALTLIRFALAQEVTTVIVGCASPDQVRNLALAGEMGPLPLAEQERLKELYRPHARRLAFYRGWS
- a CDS encoding HAD family hydrolase yields the protein MDFRALICDLDGTLLDSIADLGESMNIVLAADGLPRHPIAAYRQLVGDGVEKLAERALPPRLRTPETVREMARRMREVYSGRWGVHTRPYDGIEQMLQGAHEAGLTLAVLSNKVDRFTKEMVAHFFPRVAFAQVAGAKDGVPNKPNPQSALQLAKELGVDPAQCVFLGDTKVDMDTATAAGMFPVGVLWGFRDQEELLAHGAKRLLAHPSELAELLS